One window from the genome of Bacteroidota bacterium encodes:
- a CDS encoding gliding motility-associated C-terminal domain-containing protein, translating to MTINVSFKWYKLLLVFVVLLCGTAAKATHLVGGSMSYQYLGLSGGQYRYRVTLTIYRDCRNTVPGDFDNVISIGFYEDDNFKDLTNSISFNLSSRKSVNPPQGANCPNTVDVCIEEGIYTNVVSLPASNFGYHLLYSRCCRNNSQINIFDNTGQSYYAFIPPTSTINSSPTFSDIPAPYICANDTTTYLNKAVDPDGDSLTYKLVRPWAGGTSFDPSPDPPDVFAFPADINYRNGFSATFPFGGNGISQIDQLNGLTTMLASQTGLYSVAMEVTEWRNGAVLSVIRRDVQIIVISCPPNSTPSISPVGGTNHRTITAGETVCFSILAADANTTQQVKISARGEVFGDDPTWQGPKATFKTDSSIQNITSQFCWTTSCDQGRTNLYNFVVDAVDNGCPPKTRSVTFTIEVKKFVGVGGISGKALVCEWDTGIIYTMTNSVGHKYKWSVIGGTIIGADSLTTVKINWGNAGTGKLRLVETSAFGCVAPQREYLVEIGAHPVVVPLPNDTVCEFTSKQYPLTPVPGSTYQWIVQQGGTLNNLPQPHIAQVDWGSIGTGKIAIIETTKHGCIADTLRLQVNKTKAFSDSIYGSQSVCPHIRGVNYSAYPPRNESVYQWFIEGGTIVDGNGSDTITIDWGGVGIGKLKMLETTKWGCSGDTVEISVVKNHVLQGFKPVGRDTMCEFTGGIRYEVVKTKGSDYFWSINGGTIVQDDTTFSVIANWGKFGNAQVSVFEISYDSINNIPCIGAPVALDILLNPIPTANEIVGRFKICEGETNAPYTINGFPGSTYKWFINGDSTNIKGQGTNTIRFDANTVGLFTLAVIETSKDTCIGVLIDSVLRVTPKPKTKPIRGDTIVCYPTFNRNPYYSGGNAGSTFNWFMEGGTIDSGNGTKYITVSFSGQKYNNLKVVEITDEGCIGDTMRKNVFADRPYLTIKYVTVGFPDDHIRLAWQLDSAPLYSHDFAIQRRNAGTTHHWKTVGAVAGTVNNFTDTNINTDNNPYEYRIRGKNLCGGDFYSPVHVNVWASSEPPKDYDVTVNWTPYQGWDDGVRNYEVYRRNDAELSPVFSRNVSSDTTDKYFDGLENYLQRYRIVAYRNSGKSDTAWSNEVEVKLIPIVWIPNSFTPNIDGVNPQFLIVSGSVKTFEMDIYDRWGRKTFSTNDINNSWDGTINGVPVPDGVYIYTAKYSGADNIYTIKSGSITLLR from the coding sequence TTGACAATCAACGTGAGCTTTAAATGGTATAAACTTCTTCTGGTATTTGTGGTATTACTTTGTGGCACAGCGGCAAAGGCTACCCACTTGGTAGGAGGTAGTATGAGTTATCAATACTTGGGGTTGTCAGGTGGGCAGTACAGGTACAGGGTTACTCTTACCATTTATCGCGATTGTCGTAATACAGTTCCCGGTGATTTTGATAATGTTATTTCCATAGGGTTTTATGAGGATGACAACTTTAAAGACCTTACAAATTCTATAAGCTTTAATCTTTCAAGTCGTAAATCTGTTAATCCGCCACAAGGTGCCAACTGCCCCAATACTGTAGATGTTTGTATAGAAGAGGGGATATATACCAACGTTGTAAGTTTACCGGCTTCAAACTTTGGGTATCATTTATTGTACTCACGTTGTTGCCGCAACAACTCTCAAATAAATATTTTTGATAATACAGGACAATCGTATTATGCATTTATTCCTCCTACTTCAACAATAAACAGTTCACCCACATTTTCAGATATTCCTGCACCATACATCTGTGCAAACGATACTACAACTTACTTAAACAAAGCCGTTGACCCTGATGGTGATTCTCTTACGTACAAACTAGTGAGACCTTGGGCCGGCGGAACAAGCTTCGATCCATCGCCTGATCCTCCGGATGTATTCGCTTTCCCTGCTGACATTAATTACCGGAATGGCTTTTCAGCTACATTTCCCTTTGGAGGTAACGGAATTTCACAAATCGACCAATTAAACGGGCTAACGACTATGTTGGCTTCGCAAACAGGGTTGTATTCAGTGGCAATGGAGGTAACCGAATGGAGGAACGGAGCAGTGCTTAGCGTAATACGACGAGATGTACAGATTATTGTAATTAGCTGTCCGCCCAACTCAACCCCTTCAATATCTCCTGTAGGTGGCACAAATCACCGCACCATTACCGCAGGTGAAACTGTGTGTTTCAGCATACTTGCCGCAGATGCAAATACTACACAGCAGGTGAAAATAAGCGCCAGGGGCGAGGTGTTTGGCGATGACCCTACTTGGCAGGGGCCTAAAGCGACGTTTAAAACAGATTCGTCAATACAAAATATTACTTCACAGTTTTGCTGGACAACAAGCTGCGACCAGGGTCGTACCAATTTGTACAACTTTGTAGTTGATGCGGTAGATAACGGGTGCCCGCCCAAAACCCGCAGCGTAACTTTTACCATTGAGGTGAAAAAATTTGTAGGTGTTGGGGGAATAAGCGGTAAGGCATTAGTTTGTGAATGGGATACGGGGATAATTTATACCATGACCAATAGTGTAGGGCATAAATACAAATGGTCCGTAATTGGGGGGACGATAATTGGAGCCGATAGCTTAACCACTGTAAAAATAAATTGGGGAAATGCAGGAACAGGAAAGTTACGATTGGTTGAAACCAGTGCTTTTGGCTGTGTAGCTCCACAGCGTGAATATTTAGTTGAGATTGGTGCTCACCCCGTGGTTGTGCCTTTACCAAACGATACAGTTTGCGAGTTTACTTCTAAACAATACCCGCTAACACCCGTCCCCGGTAGCACATACCAATGGATTGTACAACAAGGGGGAACCCTTAACAACTTGCCGCAACCTCATATTGCACAGGTAGACTGGGGCTCAATCGGTACAGGTAAAATTGCAATTATTGAAACAACAAAACATGGTTGTATTGCCGATACACTTCGTTTGCAGGTGAATAAGACAAAAGCATTCAGCGACAGCATTTATGGAAGCCAGTCGGTATGTCCGCACATTCGCGGGGTAAATTACAGCGCATACCCACCGCGTAACGAGTCTGTTTATCAATGGTTTATTGAAGGCGGAACCATTGTTGATGGTAACGGTAGCGATACAATTACAATTGATTGGGGTGGGGTTGGTATCGGTAAATTAAAAATGCTTGAAACAACAAAGTGGGGATGCAGCGGTGATACTGTGGAGATAAGTGTGGTTAAAAATCACGTATTACAGGGCTTTAAACCTGTAGGTAGGGACACCATGTGTGAGTTTACAGGCGGAATACGGTACGAAGTAGTGAAGACCAAAGGCTCGGATTATTTCTGGAGCATTAATGGCGGAACTATTGTGCAAGACGATACCACCTTCAGCGTTATTGCCAACTGGGGCAAGTTTGGAAACGCCCAAGTAAGTGTGTTTGAAATCAGCTACGATTCTATAAATAATATTCCTTGTATTGGTGCACCTGTAGCGCTGGATATATTGTTAAATCCTATACCAACAGCCAATGAAATTGTAGGACGTTTTAAAATTTGTGAAGGTGAAACCAATGCGCCTTACACTATTAATGGATTTCCGGGGTCAACCTATAAATGGTTTATCAATGGAGACAGCACCAACATTAAAGGGCAAGGAACCAATACCATTCGTTTTGATGCTAACACTGTTGGTTTGTTTACCCTTGCCGTAATAGAAACCAGTAAGGATACCTGTATAGGGGTGTTGATTGACAGCGTGCTTAGGGTGACTCCTAAACCCAAAACCAAACCCATACGCGGTGATACCATTGTTTGTTACCCTACATTTAACCGAAATCCATATTACTCAGGCGGTAATGCAGGTTCAACATTTAATTGGTTTATGGAAGGGGGGACTATTGATAGTGGTAATGGAACCAAGTATATTACTGTAAGCTTTAGCGGTCAAAAATATAACAACCTGAAGGTGGTGGAGATAACTGATGAAGGCTGTATTGGTGATACGATGCGTAAGAATGTATTTGCTGACAGACCTTATTTGACTATTAAATATGTTACCGTAGGTTTTCCAGACGACCATATCCGCCTTGCTTGGCAGTTGGACAGTGCCCCGCTATATTCTCATGACTTTGCAATACAACGCCGCAATGCGGGCACCACTCACCATTGGAAAACAGTGGGTGCAGTTGCGGGAACCGTAAATAACTTTACAGATACCAACATCAACACTGATAATAATCCTTACGAATACCGGATACGAGGTAAAAACTTGTGCGGGGGTGATTTTTATTCACCCGTGCATGTAAACGTTTGGGCGAGTTCTGAGCCACCCAAAGATTATGATGTTACCGTAAACTGGACACCATATCAGGGTTGGGACGATGGAGTGCGTAATTATGAAGTGTATCGTAGGAACGATGCAGAGCTAAGCCCTGTGTTTTCAAGAAACGTAAGCAGTGACACAACCGATAAATATTTTGACGGACTTGAAAATTACTTACAACGATACAGGATTGTTGCATACCGAAACAGCGGTAAATCAGATACAGCTTGGTCTAACGAAGTAGAAGTGAAACTAATCCCGATTGTTTGGATACCTAATTCGTTTACACCCAATATTGATGGGGTGAACCCTCAGTTTTTAATTGTATCAGGAAGTGTAAAAACGTTTGAGATGGATATTTACGACCGTTGGGGACGCAAAACGTTTAGCACTAATGATATAAATAACTCGTGGGACGGTACAATAAATGGGGTGCCTGTTCCTGATGGAGTTTATATCTACACTGCAAAGTACTCAGGTGCTGATAACATCTATACCATCAAAAGCGGCAGCATTACTCTTTTACGATAG
- a CDS encoding gliding motility-associated C-terminal domain-containing protein: MKFPVAKYILLVIALCSMLAAKATHLVGGSMSYEYVSRLANGYFQYRVTLKIYRDCAASEVKFDPEIVVGAYNATGNRSLVSQFTFSLLNEVSVDPPRGADCPNQPQVCLREATYSRLISLPPSSFGYHLMFMRCCRNTQNNIIDEMGQTYYAFIPPTNIRNSSPFFTGVPAPYICSNDTTTYFNGASDPDGDSLSYRLVHPWAGADATAPNPNPPSELALPFENVVYKSGHNVNFPFGTAGVASINVNNGLTTMMPPNTGRYALAIEVTEWRNGVALSSIRLDVQMIVITCAPNKSPIIVPTTGNYVKRVIAGETICFDIEASDFDLNRNNVPQNITMSAKGEVFGGSGWTGPVATFTKKTGQQRVTSQFCWTPSCPQARGASYNFVVEAIDDGCPPKSRNVTFNIFVDPFIGSSMLNGPLQVCSGDGASTYTTDFTNGHRYEWTVTGGQVEGPTDGSSIKVKWGSSGTGKIKVVEYNKGGCAAPAKELVVNILPKPVKNNITGTDTLCEFTANSLYQTTLIAGNTYRWFVVGGTITANPQPNQARINWGGIGDGIVKMVETNQAGCSGDTNYFYVHKTRSLLDTLFGSPTVCPNLRGVRYYVNSREGASYRWVVEGGTLRSGNNTPSIIVDWGDEGTGYVKVVETLKWGCQGDTVRYKVKKSHNLGGMVPVGDDSVCEFSTKVRYEVIYTIGSTYHWTVNGGSITGDATRNWIEVNWGATGNGYVEVFETSYDSVNNKPCIGNPSRLPIVINPLPVADEIKGQFELCQHSGQYSYTLAGFPGSTYRWAIDGDTSNIQGQGKNTVWLEWKKAGSFVLTVQEMTKDSCISFIVDSVVLVNPKPVTTPIIGDSIVCNPLFGNHDYTTTGFATSVFNWIIDGGTINSGLGTDKVNVNWSGIQNNTLRVLEVSDKGCLGDTQTLKIFADSPILKMRYVSVGFPKDDNMVIKWELANAPRFNSRYTVQRRVAGVPDSWVTVSTVDKDNLSYIERNLNTDKTAFEYRVVALDLCGREIYSDIHTNILLTGTQPDAYEVDLNWTRYKGWTDGVRTYELHRSVDFDPSFVMQRDRGSDTTDNYNDGFDNFTQRYRVKAYENNAGGDTTWSNEIFFNFEPVIWVPNAFTPNDDQLNTKFLIVYGSIKTFDLEIFDRWGERMFQTNNIANNWDGTYKDAPCPDGVYIYKLRYTGADNIIKVLMGNITLLR; the protein is encoded by the coding sequence ATGAAGTTTCCCGTAGCCAAATACATACTGCTTGTTATAGCTCTTTGTAGCATGCTTGCTGCAAAAGCTACCCACTTAGTTGGGGGTAGCATGAGTTATGAGTACGTGAGCAGGTTAGCAAACGGATACTTTCAATACAGGGTTACACTTAAAATTTATAGGGATTGTGCGGCATCCGAAGTTAAGTTTGACCCCGAAATTGTTGTTGGCGCATACAATGCTACCGGCAATCGTTCTCTTGTATCACAATTCACTTTTTCTTTATTAAATGAAGTTTCGGTAGATCCTCCAAGAGGTGCCGATTGTCCTAATCAACCACAGGTATGTCTTAGAGAGGCTACATATAGCCGTTTAATTAGTTTACCTCCGTCAAGTTTTGGTTATCACTTGATGTTTATGCGTTGCTGCCGCAACACTCAAAATAATATTATTGATGAGATGGGGCAAACCTACTATGCCTTTATTCCCCCAACCAATATTCGCAACAGTTCACCATTTTTCACAGGGGTACCAGCCCCATATATCTGCTCAAACGATACTACCACCTATTTTAACGGAGCCAGCGACCCTGACGGTGATTCATTATCCTATAGGTTAGTACATCCATGGGCGGGTGCCGATGCCACTGCACCCAATCCCAATCCTCCCAGCGAGTTAGCATTACCTTTTGAGAATGTAGTTTATAAATCAGGACATAACGTAAACTTCCCATTTGGCACAGCCGGCGTGGCAAGTATAAACGTTAACAACGGTTTGACTACCATGATGCCTCCCAATACAGGGCGTTATGCACTGGCTATTGAGGTTACCGAGTGGAGGAACGGCGTAGCATTGAGTTCGATACGATTGGATGTGCAGATGATTGTGATTACCTGTGCACCCAACAAAAGCCCCATTATAGTTCCTACAACCGGAAACTATGTAAAGAGGGTAATAGCAGGAGAAACTATTTGTTTTGATATTGAGGCCAGTGATTTTGACCTTAACCGTAATAACGTACCCCAAAACATCACCATGAGTGCAAAAGGGGAGGTGTTTGGCGGTAGCGGTTGGACAGGTCCTGTGGCTACCTTTACCAAAAAAACAGGTCAACAAAGAGTCACTTCACAGTTTTGCTGGACTCCATCTTGTCCACAAGCTCGCGGAGCTTCTTATAACTTTGTAGTTGAAGCCATTGATGATGGTTGCCCTCCCAAAAGCCGCAACGTAACATTCAACATTTTTGTTGACCCGTTTATTGGCAGCAGTATGCTTAACGGACCTCTTCAGGTATGCTCCGGTGATGGCGCAAGTACATATACCACTGATTTTACAAACGGTCATAGGTACGAGTGGACAGTAACTGGTGGCCAGGTTGAGGGGCCTACTGACGGAAGCTCTATTAAAGTAAAATGGGGTTCATCAGGCACCGGAAAAATTAAAGTTGTAGAATATAACAAAGGCGGTTGTGCAGCACCTGCAAAAGAGCTGGTGGTGAATATATTGCCCAAGCCTGTTAAGAATAATATTACAGGTACAGATACGCTTTGCGAGTTTACCGCGAACTCTCTTTATCAAACAACGCTTATTGCTGGTAATACCTACCGCTGGTTTGTTGTAGGCGGAACCATAACCGCAAACCCTCAGCCAAACCAAGCCCGTATAAACTGGGGAGGTATTGGCGACGGTATTGTGAAAATGGTTGAGACCAACCAAGCAGGTTGTTCAGGTGATACAAACTATTTTTATGTACACAAAACCCGTTCATTGCTCGATACGTTGTTTGGTAGCCCAACAGTTTGTCCGAACCTTAGAGGGGTAAGGTATTATGTTAATTCCCGCGAAGGAGCCAGCTACCGCTGGGTGGTTGAGGGTGGTACTTTGCGCAGCGGAAATAACACACCAAGTATAATTGTTGATTGGGGTGATGAAGGTACGGGATACGTGAAAGTAGTAGAAACCCTTAAATGGGGATGCCAAGGCGATACCGTGCGTTACAAGGTTAAGAAAAGCCATAATCTTGGCGGAATGGTTCCTGTAGGTGATGATTCGGTATGTGAGTTTTCAACCAAGGTTCGGTACGAAGTTATTTATACAATAGGCTCAACATATCATTGGACGGTAAATGGCGGTTCAATAACCGGTGATGCAACCAGAAACTGGATTGAAGTGAACTGGGGAGCAACAGGAAACGGATACGTTGAGGTGTTTGAAACAAGCTACGATTCGGTAAATAATAAACCTTGTATAGGCAATCCTTCGCGTTTACCTATTGTAATAAATCCATTACCTGTAGCTGATGAAATTAAAGGCCAGTTTGAATTGTGCCAGCACAGCGGGCAATACTCTTATACACTAGCTGGTTTCCCCGGTTCAACATACCGTTGGGCTATAGACGGTGATACGTCAAACATTCAAGGCCAAGGTAAGAACACTGTTTGGTTAGAATGGAAGAAAGCCGGCAGCTTTGTTTTGACGGTACAAGAAATGACCAAAGACAGTTGTATCAGCTTTATTGTTGACTCTGTTGTGTTGGTTAACCCTAAGCCTGTGACAACTCCAATTATTGGTGACAGCATCGTTTGTAACCCATTGTTTGGCAACCACGATTATACAACCACAGGTTTTGCAACCTCGGTATTTAACTGGATAATAGATGGCGGTACCATTAACAGTGGTTTAGGCACCGATAAAGTGAATGTAAACTGGAGTGGTATACAAAACAACACCTTGAGGGTACTTGAAGTATCAGACAAGGGATGTTTAGGAGATACACAAACCTTGAAAATATTTGCCGATAGCCCAATACTTAAGATGCGCTATGTTTCGGTGGGCTTTCCCAAAGACGACAACATGGTGATAAAATGGGAATTGGCAAACGCCCCTCGTTTTAACTCCAGGTATACTGTGCAACGACGTGTTGCAGGTGTTCCCGACAGTTGGGTAACTGTGAGTACTGTTGATAAGGACAACCTTAGCTACATTGAAAGGAACTTAAATACGGATAAAACAGCTTTTGAATACCGTGTTGTTGCATTAGACCTTTGCGGACGTGAGATATACTCAGACATTCATACCAATATATTGCTTACCGGTACACAACCCGATGCTTATGAAGTGGACTTGAATTGGACACGTTATAAAGGCTGGACGGATGGAGTACGCACTTATGAATTGCACCGCAGTGTTGATTTTGACCCCTCATTTGTAATGCAACGTGATAGGGGTAGTGATACTACTGATAATTATAACGACGGCTTTGATAACTTTACCCAAAGGTATCGTGTGAAGGCATATGAAAACAATGCGGGTGGTGATACTACTTGGTCTAACGAGATATTTTTCAATTTTGAGCCTGTAATTTGGGTACCCAATGCCTTTACACCCAACGACGACCAGTTGAATACTAAGTTTTTGATTGTGTACGGCAGTATCAAAACATTTGATTTGGAGATTTTTGACCGTTGGGGTGAACGGATGTTCCAGACAAACAACATTGCTAATAACTGGGACGGAACTTATAAAGATGCGCCCTGCCCTGATGGGGTATATATCTACAAACTGCGCTACACCGGCGCTGATAACATTATAAAGGTGCTAATGGGCAACATTACCTTGTTGCGATAA
- a CDS encoding Hsp20/alpha crystallin family protein, whose amino-acid sequence MYVTKFKPANEIFRDSITPFGTFFDTFFNDRLGKVENNTSFFRPSVDVKETETSFELAFTLPGLNKEDVKIELKDSRLTVSGERKMEKEENNTRYHRVENHYGSFSRSFMLPENVNADAIEAGFTNGILTLILPKTEQVGPKTISIK is encoded by the coding sequence ATGTACGTAACAAAATTTAAACCCGCTAACGAAATTTTCCGTGATTCAATCACTCCATTCGGAACTTTCTTTGATACCTTTTTTAACGACCGTTTGGGTAAAGTTGAAAACAACACTTCGTTTTTCAGACCCTCTGTTGATGTGAAAGAAACTGAAACCAGTTTTGAGCTTGCCTTTACCCTGCCCGGTTTGAATAAAGAAGATGTGAAGATTGAGTTGAAAGACAGCCGATTGACTGTGAGCGGTGAACGCAAAATGGAAAAAGAAGAAAACAACACCCGCTACCACCGTGTAGAAAACCACTACGGTAGCTTTAGCCGTAGCTTTATGTTACCCGAAAATGTAAATGCTGATGCAATTGAGGCCGGATTTACGAATGGTATTCTTACCCTTATCCTGCCCAAAACCGAGCAAGTAGGACCAAAAACAATATCGATTAAGTAA
- a CDS encoding PorT family protein — MKRVFLMMILAGSALVANAQVKFGVEGGITFTNPKTTTPISEIAWTPGIGIRLGGFAQYGFHENFSVRGGLVFEQKRFTNEFKVTDMMGNSGTMYHKYTLSYITIPVRVFYGLKINKGSLLFGLGPDFSIGAAAKVKATNTNDKLPAVAPSFGFGSDANEIKAFDPGFGITVGYEFANGIGANINVVYGLSNLFNNTNNSEWFNRNSGIGVYYIFNK, encoded by the coding sequence ATGAAAAGAGTTTTTTTGATGATGATTTTGGCGGGTAGTGCTTTGGTTGCAAACGCCCAAGTAAAGTTTGGAGTTGAGGGCGGTATTACTTTCACTAACCCTAAAACAACAACCCCAATTTCTGAGATTGCTTGGACACCAGGCATTGGTATTCGTTTAGGCGGATTTGCACAATATGGTTTCCACGAAAATTTTTCAGTTAGGGGCGGATTAGTGTTTGAGCAAAAAAGGTTTACTAACGAATTTAAAGTTACCGATATGATGGGCAATAGCGGTACCATGTATCATAAATATACATTAAGCTATATAACTATCCCTGTACGTGTATTTTATGGACTAAAGATAAACAAGGGAAGTTTGCTTTTCGGATTAGGCCCTGATTTTAGTATTGGTGCCGCTGCAAAGGTAAAAGCAACTAACACCAACGATAAGCTGCCCGCAGTTGCCCCAAGTTTTGGATTTGGGAGCGATGCTAACGAGATTAAAGCTTTTGACCCCGGTTTTGGCATCACCGTAGGCTATGAGTTTGCAAACGGTATCGGAGCAAACATCAATGTTGTGTACGGTCTTTCAAACCTTTTTAACAACACAAACAATTCTGAGTGGTTTAACAGAAACTCAGGTATAGGTGTTTATTATATTTTCAATAAATAA